The following coding sequences lie in one Eschrichtius robustus isolate mEscRob2 chromosome 10, mEscRob2.pri, whole genome shotgun sequence genomic window:
- the EGFL7 gene encoding epidermal growth factor-like protein 7 isoform X2 — protein MWGSQELLLLWFLVLAAGGTEHVYRPGRRVCVIGAPRGPVSESFVQRVYQPFLTTCDGYRACSTYRTVYRTAYRRSPGPAPARPRYACCPGWKRTSGLPGSCGAVCQPPCQNGGSCVQPGRCHCPAGWRGDTCQTDVDECRAGGGGCPQRCVNTAGSYWCQCREGHSPSVDGALCLPERGAPRVAPNPATGADSEVKAEVQRLQSRMDVLEQKLQLVLTPLHSLASRALEHGLPDPGSLLAHSLQQLDRIDSLSEQISFLEEQLGSCSCKKEV, from the exons ATGTGGGGCTCCCAGGAGCTGCTTCTGCTTTGGTTCTTGGTGCTGGCGGCGGGCGGCACCGAGCACGTCTACCGGCCTGG CCGCAGGGTGTGTGTCATCGGGGCTCCCAGGGGCCCCGTGTCCGAGTCTTTTGTGCAGCGTGTGTACCAGCCCTTCCTCACCACCTGCGATGGGTACCGAGCCTGCAGCACCTACCG GACCGTCTACAGGACTGCCTACCGCCGCAGCCCTGGGCCGGCCCCCGCCCGGCCTCGCTATGCCTGCTGCCCCGGCTGGAAGAGGACCAGCGGGCTGCCCGGGTCCTGTGGAGCAG TATGCCAGCCACCATGCCAGAACGGAGGGAGCTGTGTCCAGCCCGGCCGCTGTCACTGCCCTGCAGGATGGCGGGGCGACACCTGCCAGACAG ACGTGGATGAGTGCAGGGCTGGAGGGGGCGGCTGTCCCCAGCGCTGTGTCAATACCGCGGGCAGTTACTGGTGTCAGTGCCGGGAGGGGCACAGCCCATCTGTGGACGGGGCACTCTGCCTGCCCGAGAGAGGGGCCCCCAGGGTGGCCCCGAACCCCGCGACAG GGGCGGACAGTGAGGTGAAGGCGGAAGTGCAGAGGCTTCAGTCCAGGATGGACGTGCTGGAGCAg AAGCTGCAGCTCGTGCTGACCCCGCTTCACAGCCTGGCCTCGCGGGCCCTGGAGCACGGGCTCCCGGACCCGGGCAGCCTCCTGGCCCACTCCCTCCAGCAGCTGGACCGCATTGACTCTCTGAGCGAGCAGATCTCCTTCCTGGAGGAGCAGCTGGGTTCCT GTTCTTGCAAGAAGGAGGTGTGA
- the EGFL7 gene encoding epidermal growth factor-like protein 7 isoform X1 — protein MWGSQELLLLWFLVLAAGGTEHVYRPGRRVCVIGAPRGPVSESFVQRVYQPFLTTCDGYRACSTYRTVYRTAYRRSPGPAPARPRYACCPGWKRTSGLPGSCGAAVCQPPCQNGGSCVQPGRCHCPAGWRGDTCQTDVDECRAGGGGCPQRCVNTAGSYWCQCREGHSPSVDGALCLPERGAPRVAPNPATGADSEVKAEVQRLQSRMDVLEQKLQLVLTPLHSLASRALEHGLPDPGSLLAHSLQQLDRIDSLSEQISFLEEQLGSCSCKKEV, from the exons ATGTGGGGCTCCCAGGAGCTGCTTCTGCTTTGGTTCTTGGTGCTGGCGGCGGGCGGCACCGAGCACGTCTACCGGCCTGG CCGCAGGGTGTGTGTCATCGGGGCTCCCAGGGGCCCCGTGTCCGAGTCTTTTGTGCAGCGTGTGTACCAGCCCTTCCTCACCACCTGCGATGGGTACCGAGCCTGCAGCACCTACCG GACCGTCTACAGGACTGCCTACCGCCGCAGCCCTGGGCCGGCCCCCGCCCGGCCTCGCTATGCCTGCTGCCCCGGCTGGAAGAGGACCAGCGGGCTGCCCGGGTCCTGTGGAGCAG cAGTATGCCAGCCACCATGCCAGAACGGAGGGAGCTGTGTCCAGCCCGGCCGCTGTCACTGCCCTGCAGGATGGCGGGGCGACACCTGCCAGACAG ACGTGGATGAGTGCAGGGCTGGAGGGGGCGGCTGTCCCCAGCGCTGTGTCAATACCGCGGGCAGTTACTGGTGTCAGTGCCGGGAGGGGCACAGCCCATCTGTGGACGGGGCACTCTGCCTGCCCGAGAGAGGGGCCCCCAGGGTGGCCCCGAACCCCGCGACAG GGGCGGACAGTGAGGTGAAGGCGGAAGTGCAGAGGCTTCAGTCCAGGATGGACGTGCTGGAGCAg AAGCTGCAGCTCGTGCTGACCCCGCTTCACAGCCTGGCCTCGCGGGCCCTGGAGCACGGGCTCCCGGACCCGGGCAGCCTCCTGGCCCACTCCCTCCAGCAGCTGGACCGCATTGACTCTCTGAGCGAGCAGATCTCCTTCCTGGAGGAGCAGCTGGGTTCCT GTTCTTGCAAGAAGGAGGTGTGA